In Armatimonadota bacterium, a genomic segment contains:
- a CDS encoding ABC transporter permease yields the protein MGQRGVQVAVGEAREEALAVAQVVARLALRGGPIIALLLLVLYLSAVSPYFRTTSNFMNILAQTAVTAILAVGQTLVIVSAGIDLSVAAMMALAGSLAAVAMAYWGWNVWAGLLLGVAVGIALGFFNGVVITKGRIPDFIATLGMYTTARGVGLLITQGLPVPSHLTAIQLKAYLPAELIWLGSGAIMGVPVPALVALVAVIGGWFVLQHTRLGRCALAVGGNREAARVSGINVDRTKISVYAFSGLMAGVGGLVLTGRLNSANALMGEGMELQTIGAVVLGGTNLFGGEGTVVGTVIGALIMGVLSNGLNLLNVSAFWQRVINGLVIIIVVVFDQWRRRRFGS from the coding sequence ATGGGGCAACGGGGCGTGCAGGTGGCCGTGGGCGAGGCTCGGGAAGAGGCACTGGCCGTGGCGCAGGTCGTGGCGCGCCTGGCGCTGCGGGGCGGTCCGATCATCGCCCTCCTGCTCCTGGTGCTGTACCTCTCGGCCGTATCGCCGTACTTCCGGACGACGAGCAACTTTATGAATATTCTGGCCCAGACCGCCGTCACGGCGATCCTCGCCGTGGGGCAGACCCTGGTCATCGTCAGCGCCGGCATCGATCTCTCCGTAGCCGCGATGATGGCCCTGGCCGGTTCGCTGGCCGCGGTGGCGATGGCCTACTGGGGATGGAACGTCTGGGCCGGTCTCCTGCTCGGCGTCGCCGTCGGGATCGCCCTCGGCTTCTTCAATGGCGTCGTGATCACCAAGGGGCGCATCCCGGATTTCATCGCCACCCTCGGCATGTACACGACGGCCCGCGGCGTCGGTCTGCTGATCACCCAGGGGTTGCCCGTCCCCTCGCACCTGACCGCCATCCAGCTGAAGGCCTACCTGCCCGCGGAGCTCATCTGGCTGGGCAGCGGGGCGATCATGGGCGTCCCGGTGCCCGCCCTCGTCGCCCTGGTCGCGGTGATCGGCGGGTGGTTCGTCCTCCAGCACACACGCCTGGGCCGCTGCGCCCTAGCCGTGGGAGGCAACCGGGAGGCCGCGCGCGTCTCGGGCATCAACGTCGACCGGACGAAAATTTCCGTGTACGCTTTCTCCGGACTGATGGCCGGGGTCGGGGGCCTGGTCCTCACCGGCCGGCTGAACTCCGCCAACGCCCTGATGGGCGAGGGGATGGAACTGCAGACGATCGGCGCCGTGGTGCTCGGCGGGACCAACCTCTTCGGCGGAGAGGGGACCGTCGTCGGCACGGTCATCGGCGCGCTGATCATGGGCGTGCTGAGCAACGGGTTGAACCTGCTCAATGTGTCGGCGTTCTGGCAGCGGGTGATCAACGGTCTGGTGATCATCATCGTCGTGGTCTTCGATCAGTGGCGGCGACGGAGGTTTGGCTCATGA